Proteins from a genomic interval of Chitinophagales bacterium:
- a CDS encoding phosphoenolpyruvate carboxylase, which yields MSLLKETQAILGEAYTDLEVLLNCFKEVLQENGRTDLAKAVPWINKVEDKPVRKIDEELLQIYSIAFQLLNMSEENWAVQGRRNLENQALDEGKARINGLWAKCLETLLEKGVSGEQIAAHLHKVRAEPVFTAHPTEAKRATVLEHHRELYKLIVKRENTMYSKIEQEDIKREIKLVIDRLWRTGEIFVEKPDIDSELRSILHYVMNVLPTVIPILDQRLVQAWRRVGLDPKLIQEAIKMPRVSFGNWVGGDRDGHPFVTDETTRKTLKTLRLNSVVIIRRELMKLIKRLSFACLLEDTIPAMQSRIEEIINELGEDGQLAFDRNKGEAFRQFANLITYKLPVDVQREHITELKETKTSYKTAAELLTDLYLLQEALVAYKAKNIAYTDVNEAIRIVQTFGFHLIRLDIRQNSAFHDKAITQLLQAANTKGDIDFANWSEEKRLAFIEGELNSARPFTHPNTKLQDEAHAVRSCYKVLAEHIGNYGTQALGALIISMTRSLSDLLTVYLLAREAGLIKQTEVGLVCILPVVPLFETIEDLRVSHKVLDAFLNHPFTKRSLAYQQQLSGESEMIQQVMIGYSDSNKDGGILASQWNLFDGERRLAETGRKHGVKVRFFHGKGGTISRGAGPTQWFIKTLPWGSVQYDMRLTEQGETISQKYANKINATYNLELLLANTARQSILHEFTVKKFEDLDEIWQFLADESFKKYRALMEHPDFIPFYSQVTPIDVIESSKIGSRPARRKGQRSLDALRAIPWVFSWAQARFNLTSWYGVGSTLHKLKEVHPNQFAKLKAAAQEDTLMKYVLLNIDTSLAATDERIMRLYAELVHDTDIRENLMAIIMTELEQTRSILKEIFEKPLAKRREAHHYSNILRAEALNDLHYTQIDLLREWRLMEKESEQSNQKLQELLLTVNAIAGALRSTG from the coding sequence ATGAGCCTACTCAAAGAAACTCAAGCGATACTGGGTGAAGCATATACCGATTTAGAAGTTTTACTAAACTGTTTCAAAGAAGTCTTGCAGGAGAATGGTCGAACAGATTTAGCCAAGGCTGTTCCATGGATCAATAAAGTAGAAGACAAACCAGTTCGGAAAATAGACGAAGAATTACTTCAAATTTATTCGATTGCATTTCAGCTATTGAATATGTCTGAAGAAAATTGGGCTGTTCAGGGAAGACGGAATCTAGAGAATCAAGCTTTAGACGAAGGTAAAGCACGCATCAATGGCTTGTGGGCTAAGTGCTTGGAAACGCTTTTGGAAAAAGGAGTCAGTGGTGAACAAATTGCAGCGCATTTACACAAAGTAAGGGCGGAACCCGTTTTCACCGCACACCCTACCGAAGCAAAGCGAGCTACGGTTCTAGAACACCATCGAGAGCTTTACAAACTGATTGTGAAGCGAGAAAATACCATGTACTCTAAGATAGAACAGGAAGACATCAAGCGAGAAATAAAATTGGTGATTGACCGACTTTGGCGAACAGGAGAAATTTTTGTGGAGAAGCCTGACATTGATTCTGAACTCCGCAGTATTTTGCATTATGTGATGAATGTTTTGCCAACGGTGATTCCAATATTGGACCAACGCTTGGTGCAAGCATGGAGACGAGTAGGTTTAGATCCAAAATTGATTCAAGAAGCCATCAAAATGCCACGGGTTTCTTTCGGAAATTGGGTAGGAGGAGACAGAGATGGACATCCTTTTGTAACCGATGAAACGACTCGCAAAACTCTGAAAACATTGCGTTTAAATTCAGTGGTCATCATTCGCCGAGAACTCATGAAACTTATCAAGCGACTCAGTTTTGCTTGTTTATTGGAAGATACTATCCCTGCAATGCAAAGCCGAATTGAAGAAATAATTAACGAATTAGGGGAGGACGGACAATTAGCTTTTGATCGAAACAAAGGGGAAGCGTTTAGACAATTTGCAAATCTCATCACCTACAAACTACCTGTGGATGTCCAACGAGAACACATCACAGAATTGAAGGAAACGAAAACGAGCTACAAAACAGCTGCCGAATTGCTGACTGATTTGTATCTCCTTCAAGAGGCATTGGTAGCTTACAAAGCAAAAAACATTGCTTATACGGATGTGAATGAGGCTATTAGAATTGTACAGACTTTTGGTTTCCATTTAATTCGTTTGGATATTCGTCAAAACAGTGCTTTTCACGACAAAGCCATTACTCAGCTATTGCAGGCAGCTAATACAAAAGGTGATATTGACTTTGCGAATTGGAGCGAAGAAAAGCGACTCGCATTTATTGAAGGCGAACTCAACTCTGCACGTCCATTTACCCACCCCAATACCAAACTTCAAGACGAGGCTCATGCAGTGAGAAGTTGCTACAAAGTATTGGCAGAGCATATTGGTAACTATGGTACTCAAGCATTGGGCGCATTAATCATAAGTATGACCCGTTCTTTGTCCGACTTACTCACGGTTTATTTGTTGGCACGAGAAGCGGGTTTAATCAAACAAACTGAGGTGGGTTTGGTGTGTATTTTGCCTGTTGTACCCTTGTTTGAAACCATTGAAGATCTGAGAGTAAGCCATAAGGTTTTGGATGCTTTTTTGAACCACCCTTTCACAAAGCGAAGTTTGGCGTATCAACAACAATTGAGCGGAGAATCGGAAATGATTCAGCAAGTAATGATTGGATACAGCGACAGCAACAAAGACGGAGGAATTTTAGCGAGTCAGTGGAATTTGTTTGATGGCGAAAGACGCTTGGCAGAAACAGGCAGAAAACATGGGGTAAAAGTGCGGTTTTTTCACGGCAAAGGTGGAACAATTAGCCGAGGAGCAGGCCCGACGCAGTGGTTCATCAAAACACTGCCATGGGGATCAGTGCAATACGATATGCGCTTGACCGAACAAGGAGAAACCATTTCGCAAAAATATGCGAACAAAATCAACGCTACCTACAATTTAGAATTGCTCTTGGCAAATACTGCAAGACAGTCTATTCTACATGAATTTACCGTAAAGAAATTTGAGGATTTAGACGAAATATGGCAGTTTTTGGCAGACGAAAGCTTCAAAAAATACCGTGCATTGATGGAGCATCCCGATTTTATCCCATTTTACAGTCAAGTCACACCTATAGATGTGATTGAGTCGAGCAAAATCGGTTCTCGTCCTGCTCGCCGAAAAGGGCAGCGCAGCTTGGACGCTTTGCGGGCGATTCCTTGGGTATTTAGTTGGGCGCAAGCTCGATTCAATCTAACAAGTTGGTATGGAGTAGGTTCTACGCTACATAAATTGAAGGAAGTGCATCCCAACCAGTTTGCAAAACTCAAAGCGGCAGCACAAGAAGATACGCTGATGAAGTATGTGCTACTCAATATTGATACAAGTTTGGCAGCAACAGATGAGCGCATCATGCGGTTGTATGCAGAGTTGGTTCATGATACAGATATTCGAGAAAACCTAATGGCTATCATCATGACGGAATTGGAGCAAACTCGAAGCATCCTGAAAGAAATTTTTGAAAAACCACTTGCTAAAAGGCGAGAGGCGCATCATTATTCCAATATCTTGCGGGCAGAGGCTTTGAATGATTTGCATTATACACAGATAGATTTATTGAGAGAATGGCGTTTGATGGAGAAAGAATCTGAGCAGTCGAATCAAAAATTGCAAGAATTGTTGTTGACCGTCAATGCCATTGCAGGAGCATTGAGAAGTACAGGGTGA
- a CDS encoding GAF domain-containing sensor histidine kinase: MMANLEKLQQQNQALTILNTIAQGLNKEVHLEKALNAALQQITKLLQLKTAWIWLFNSDTQMAYMAAAIHLPPIFEQQPELLTGWCWCIEKYLTGTGKELKTAYNISEITCSRLQNLQKGTDGLRYHASVPLQSHEQQKIGILNVVSENSQELAPQTLELLHTIGDMLSIAIERARLFENSRQLGIMQERNRLAREIHDTIAQGLTALSLKLETIEAFLEVNTQHPKIPELVRQSLQLTQSNLEEARRSVLDLRATPLQDCTLLEALENFCNEIKTNHGLQTHFQPLGTYQKLPLRTEMTLYRIAQEAVQNVVKHAAANNLTLQLKYQTDSVVLQVEDDGRGFETATATQGFGLLGISERVKLLKGKMELKSELGVGTVLSVEMPQ; the protein is encoded by the coding sequence ATGATGGCAAATCTCGAAAAACTTCAACAACAAAATCAAGCCCTTACCATCCTCAACACGATTGCACAAGGTCTGAATAAAGAGGTGCATCTCGAAAAAGCTCTCAATGCCGCATTACAGCAGATAACCAAGCTATTGCAACTAAAAACGGCGTGGATTTGGCTCTTCAATTCCGACACACAAATGGCATATATGGCGGCGGCGATTCACCTGCCGCCTATTTTTGAGCAACAGCCCGAACTGTTGACAGGTTGGTGTTGGTGTATCGAAAAATACTTGACAGGTACAGGTAAGGAGTTGAAAACTGCCTACAACATCAGCGAAATCACCTGCTCTCGGCTACAAAACCTTCAAAAAGGTACAGACGGTTTACGCTATCATGCGAGTGTGCCTTTGCAATCACATGAACAGCAAAAGATTGGGATTTTGAATGTAGTCAGTGAAAACTCCCAAGAATTAGCCCCTCAAACATTGGAGCTTTTGCATACGATTGGTGATATGTTGAGTATTGCGATTGAAAGGGCGAGATTGTTTGAAAACAGCCGTCAGTTGGGCATCATGCAGGAGCGCAACCGCTTGGCGCGTGAAATTCACGACACGATTGCACAGGGTTTGACCGCCCTTTCTTTGAAGTTGGAAACCATTGAAGCTTTTTTGGAAGTGAATACGCAGCATCCCAAAATCCCCGAATTGGTGCGTCAAAGTTTGCAACTGACCCAATCGAATCTTGAAGAAGCCCGCCGTTCGGTTTTAGACCTTCGAGCCACGCCCCTGCAAGATTGTACGCTTTTAGAGGCATTGGAAAACTTCTGCAATGAAATCAAAACCAACCACGGTTTACAAACGCATTTTCAACCTTTAGGCACTTACCAAAAATTGCCGCTTCGCACTGAAATGACCTTGTACCGCATTGCACAAGAGGCAGTACAAAATGTGGTCAAACACGCTGCTGCCAACAACTTAACCCTGCAATTGAAGTATCAAACGGATTCTGTGGTTTTGCAGGTCGAAGACGATGGCAGAGGATTTGAAACGGCTACTGCAACGCAAGGCTTTGGTTTACTAGGCATTAGCGAGCGAGTGAAACTGCTGAAAGGGAAAATGGAATTGAAGAGTGAGTTGGGGGTTGGGACGGTTTTGTCGGTGGAAATGCCTCAATAA
- a CDS encoding 3-hydroxyacyl-CoA dehydrogenase NAD-binding domain-containing protein → MKREEYLSIEVTNGVATLWLDQKDSPVNKVSPETIGLFDTLIAELEADEAVKAIVLISRKKDFIAGADIESFQAVEKKGDFAPITRKGHAILNRIENSSKPVVAAIHGSALGAGLEICLACHARIASNDKSTKLGLPEVQLGIFPGGGGTQRLPRLIDLRIALDMMLTGKNIYASKAKKIGLVDELVHPHKLHKAACEFALKLVGKKIKRKLKGGLAEWALNKNPIGRRIVLQQARQIALKQSRGNYPAIPAILDCVETGFKKGIEAGLEAEAVKFEEMILTPQSRQLIHLFFAMTAKKKNPMKDLVRPIQTLGMLGAGFMGAGIAEVSAVKNINVLLKDIKEETLTSANQTIWKNIEKKVFQKSLSKVEANEIMANVRGQLTYENFETADMVIEAVFEDLTLKQQILADTEAATKDDCIFASNTSALPIHQIAAKAKRPEMVIGMHYFSPVPKMPLLEIIKTEQTADWVIATCLELGIRQGKTCIVVKDGPGFYTTRILSPMMNEALLLIEEGAEIKNLDNQLQDFGFPVGPVTLMDEVGIDVGAHIQSGALGDFFKERGEDNIQLSDGFKRMAAVGYKGRKNGKGFYQYDPKTGRKTGEVNAESYNYFNGPQRKPFPAVELQHRTALMMVNEAVYCLQEGIIDSPLDGDIGAVFGLGFPPFRGGPFRMIDEWSPMEVVRLLQNLAEKHGGRFTPAPLLVEMAEEGRLFY, encoded by the coding sequence ATGAAACGTGAAGAATATCTCAGCATTGAAGTCACAAACGGCGTAGCCACTCTTTGGTTGGACCAAAAAGACAGCCCTGTAAACAAAGTATCTCCCGAAACCATCGGATTGTTCGACACCTTGATTGCAGAATTAGAAGCCGATGAAGCGGTGAAAGCCATTGTATTGATCAGCCGCAAAAAAGATTTCATTGCAGGAGCCGACATCGAATCTTTTCAAGCAGTAGAAAAAAAAGGCGACTTTGCGCCCATTACCCGCAAAGGCCATGCAATATTGAACCGAATCGAAAATTCTTCAAAACCCGTTGTAGCAGCCATTCACGGTTCAGCATTGGGTGCAGGATTGGAAATCTGTTTAGCTTGTCATGCACGAATTGCCTCCAACGACAAAAGCACCAAATTGGGACTACCTGAAGTCCAACTCGGCATTTTTCCAGGAGGAGGTGGCACACAGCGACTCCCCCGATTGATAGATCTTCGCATTGCATTAGACATGATGCTCACAGGCAAAAACATTTATGCCAGCAAAGCCAAAAAAATAGGATTGGTGGACGAACTCGTACATCCGCACAAACTCCACAAGGCAGCCTGTGAATTTGCGCTGAAATTGGTCGGCAAAAAAATCAAACGCAAACTGAAAGGTGGCTTGGCGGAGTGGGCTTTGAACAAAAATCCGATAGGCAGGCGCATTGTATTGCAGCAAGCACGTCAAATCGCTTTGAAGCAAAGCCGAGGCAATTACCCCGCTATTCCCGCTATTTTAGACTGTGTGGAAACGGGCTTCAAAAAAGGTATTGAAGCGGGATTAGAGGCGGAAGCGGTCAAATTTGAAGAAATGATTTTGACCCCACAAAGCCGACAACTCATCCACCTCTTTTTTGCGATGACTGCCAAAAAGAAAAACCCCATGAAAGACTTAGTTCGCCCTATTCAAACGCTCGGAATGTTGGGTGCAGGGTTTATGGGTGCAGGTATTGCAGAAGTGAGCGCAGTAAAAAACATCAACGTTCTCCTCAAAGACATCAAAGAGGAAACGTTGACCTCCGCCAACCAAACCATCTGGAAAAACATAGAGAAAAAAGTATTTCAAAAATCGCTCTCCAAAGTGGAGGCAAACGAAATCATGGCAAATGTGCGAGGGCAATTGACCTACGAAAACTTTGAGACGGCAGATATGGTTATTGAAGCCGTTTTTGAAGATTTAACATTGAAGCAACAAATCTTAGCGGATACCGAAGCAGCCACCAAAGATGATTGTATTTTTGCTTCCAACACTTCTGCCTTACCAATTCACCAAATTGCAGCCAAAGCCAAACGCCCCGAAATGGTGATTGGAATGCACTATTTTTCACCTGTTCCGAAAATGCCCCTCCTCGAAATCATCAAAACCGAACAAACGGCGGATTGGGTAATCGCAACGTGTTTGGAATTGGGTATTAGGCAGGGAAAAACCTGCATTGTGGTCAAAGATGGGCCTGGATTTTACACGACCCGCATTCTTTCACCGATGATGAACGAGGCCTTATTGCTCATTGAAGAAGGCGCAGAAATCAAAAATTTGGATAATCAACTGCAAGATTTTGGCTTTCCTGTTGGCCCAGTCACACTCATGGATGAAGTTGGTATTGATGTGGGCGCACATATACAATCTGGTGCTTTGGGTGATTTTTTCAAAGAACGTGGAGAAGACAACATTCAATTGAGCGATGGCTTCAAACGTATGGCTGCTGTGGGCTATAAAGGACGTAAAAATGGTAAAGGATTTTACCAATACGATCCTAAAACGGGTAGAAAAACGGGGGAGGTCAATGCTGAGAGCTACAACTACTTCAATGGCCCTCAACGCAAACCGTTTCCTGCTGTCGAACTCCAACACCGTACTGCTTTGATGATGGTCAATGAGGCGGTTTACTGCCTGCAAGAGGGTATTATTGACAGCCCTTTGGATGGTGATATTGGAGCGGTGTTTGGCTTGGGATTTCCTCCATTTAGGGGAGGTCCTTTCCGAATGATTGATGAATGGAGTCCAATGGAGGTTGTTCGTTTACTCCAAAATCTGGCGGAGAAACATGGTGGAAGGTTTACACCTGCGCCTTTGTTGGTGGAGATGGCGGAGGAAGGGAGGTTGTTTTATTGA
- a CDS encoding SDR family oxidoreductase, with protein MNTVITGATKGIGKAIAIAFAKEGYNLFLCARTQQDLEALQSEISDSHPSIKVHIMAVDMSIRQAVIAFAETIQSTWNQIDILVNNAGVWMPDTLLKQEQEGVLEKLIETNLYSAYYLTQHLLLSMVAHKKGHIFNICSVASLQYYSNSASYSISKFALLGYTKALREELKPYNIKVTAVLPGATRTNAWEGVEVADSRLMQSEDIAKAIVGVLQLSETTVVEEILMRPQLGDL; from the coding sequence ATGAATACAGTCATCACAGGAGCTACCAAAGGAATAGGAAAAGCCATCGCAATCGCTTTCGCCAAAGAAGGGTACAATTTGTTTTTGTGCGCTCGAACTCAGCAAGATTTGGAGGCCCTTCAATCAGAAATTTCGGACAGTCATCCATCCATAAAAGTACACATCATGGCAGTCGACATGAGCATCCGACAAGCCGTCATTGCCTTTGCAGAAACTATTCAATCGACTTGGAATCAAATAGATATACTCGTCAACAATGCAGGTGTATGGATGCCCGATACTTTATTGAAGCAAGAACAAGAAGGAGTATTGGAAAAGCTGATAGAAACCAATTTATACAGTGCCTATTATTTGACCCAACATTTACTCCTTTCAATGGTAGCCCATAAAAAAGGACACATCTTCAATATCTGCTCCGTTGCCAGCCTTCAATATTACTCCAACAGTGCTTCTTACAGCATCTCCAAATTTGCCCTTTTGGGCTACACCAAAGCCCTGCGAGAAGAACTCAAACCATACAACATCAAAGTAACCGCTGTATTGCCGGGAGCTACCCGCACCAATGCCTGGGAAGGAGTAGAGGTTGCAGATTCCCGATTGATGCAGTCCGAAGACATAGCCAAAGCAATTGTAGGAGTTCTGCAGTTGAGCGAAACTACCGTAGTAGAGGAAATATTGATGCGTCCGCAGTTGGGAGATTTGTAA
- a CDS encoding LysE family transporter, producing the protein MPYITHFLLGFVFSFIGSIPFGMINLTVVDTTIQKGLRAGIILGAGAAIIEFFQSIIAVLFTHIFIDNPHIEEVIHWLAIPIFFGLAIFHYLQSHKESTVKSSEKSLSPFHKGLFISSLNMLAIPYWVFYATYFGSTGWLSSEKIPLLYFCIGIALGAFSLFVVFAKLSSLVVKRMAKISSMTNRILALIFFILGLYQLVQMF; encoded by the coding sequence ATGCCCTATATCACACATTTTTTGTTGGGCTTTGTATTTAGTTTTATTGGCTCAATTCCTTTTGGTATGATCAACCTAACAGTGGTTGATACGACTATTCAAAAAGGATTGCGAGCAGGAATCATATTGGGCGCAGGTGCTGCAATAATAGAGTTTTTCCAATCTATTATTGCAGTGCTTTTCACCCATATTTTTATTGACAACCCCCATATTGAAGAGGTGATTCATTGGCTTGCCATTCCCATTTTTTTTGGGTTGGCGATTTTCCACTACCTTCAATCTCACAAAGAATCAACGGTGAAAAGTTCTGAAAAAAGCCTCTCTCCTTTTCACAAAGGACTTTTTATTAGCAGTCTAAATATGTTGGCCATTCCTTATTGGGTTTTCTATGCTACTTATTTTGGTTCAACGGGTTGGCTGTCTTCCGAGAAAATCCCATTATTATATTTTTGCATAGGTATTGCGTTGGGTGCATTTAGTTTATTTGTTGTTTTTGCTAAATTGAGTAGTTTGGTAGTCAAGCGAATGGCAAAAATTTCGTCTATGACCAATCGCATATTGGCACTGATATTTTTTATCTTAGGTTTGTATCAATTGGTGCAAATGTTCTAA